The Bacillus oleivorans DNA segment GATTAAGAGCTTTCTTTATCTGTTTTTCTTTCACTTTTGTACGGCCGCCATTTCTTCCTCTGGCTCTTGCACTCTCTAACCCCTCTTTTGTTCGTTGAGCAATTAGGTCTCTTTCGAATTGGCTGAATGCTTGAAAAACAGTAAGCATCAGTTTCCCTTGTGGTGTATTCGTATCAAAATTCTCTTTTATGCTAATCAATTTTACATTTTTGCTTTCAAAGTACTCAACTAACTCGATCAAATCTTTTGTACTTCGACCTAATCTCGAAAAACTCTCTACCACAATCGAATCTCCGCTTTATAGTTAACTAAAAATATATAGGATATACATTTGTTTTTTCTACTTTATTCAAATCTGAGTTTAATAGATTTCTTGCATTAGAACGAGGCTTCCTAGTTATATTTTATAAAACTCACTGTGTAAAAATCCGGGTTTCCGAAAGAGACTATTATCCTAATGTTACCACATATATTTCCAGCAATATTCTATATCGTTTTCAGAAAATTGTTGATAGAATCTTTTCTGTATAAATAAAGATAGAAAAACAGGGGGATAATCATGTTCAAATTAAACAAAATGAAGGGAAAAAAAGCATTTTTAGCAATTCTTCTCATTTCCTTCATCATTTCAGGCCTTTTTGGTATAGCGCCAGCCCAAGCCTCAACAGTATCATACGCTTCTATTTCTGTCGATGGAAAGCTTATTAAGACGAGCTATTATATGCAAAATGGTCGTTTGATGGTACCAGATATATTTTTCAAGCATACAGGTGCTACTGTTGATCGGAATGAAAAATATCAATCTATCGCTATTGAGAGAAATAATATTGTTGCCCTGCCATTAGGTAAAACATATATGGACTATTACATTAAGGAAAAAAACAAATGGATCCGTGAGTCCCTAGCTACGACAACAACCACAATTGATGGACGACCATATGTTCCGTTATTAGTGACTGCACAGAAGTTGGGAATGACCGTTACCTATGATCCTAAGATTTACAGAACCTTTATTCAGACAAACACGCCAGAAGCGAATAAGCCAATCGCTTATGAAAAAGCCGAAACAACTAAAAAGCAGATTGCATTAACTTTTGATGACGGTCCTGACAAACTTATTACACCTCAAATTTTAGATATATTAAAAGAAAAAGGTGTTCCCGCGACGTTTTTCGTTGTTGGAGAGCAAGTTTCCTATTTTCCACAATTGGCAAAACGAATGGTAGACGAGGGACATACCATTGCAAATCACACTTGGGATCATCCGGAACTTTCAAAACTATATACGTCCCAGGTTATTCAGCAACTTAAATCTACGAACGAAATAATTGAAAAGGTAACAGGAGTAAAAGCTACATTAATTAGGCCGCCATATGGCGATTT contains these protein-coding regions:
- a CDS encoding polysaccharide deacetylase family protein; translated protein: MFKLNKMKGKKAFLAILLISFIISGLFGIAPAQASTVSYASISVDGKLIKTSYYMQNGRLMVPDIFFKHTGATVDRNEKYQSIAIERNNIVALPLGKTYMDYYIKEKNKWIRESLATTTTTIDGRPYVPLLVTAQKLGMTVTYDPKIYRTFIQTNTPEANKPIAYEKAETTKKQIALTFDDGPDKLITPQILDILKEKGVPATFFVVGEQVSYFPQLAKRMVDEGHTIANHTWDHPELSKLYTSQVIQQLKSTNEIIEKVTGVKATLIRPPYGDFTSADALIFERLGFKNILWSVDTLDWSGTSAEEIMTILNRDKSPGGIVLQG